The sequence GTGGAAGACTGAAACTGCCCCTGGTTTCTGGGGGTGGGCGTGTGGGACATGACATCTCTATGCCACAATATGCTTTCCAGCTCCCGGTTTCTCTTCCAAACCACTGAACCAGCAGCAGTAACTCATTCATtgtcacctatatatatatatttcatatacgTCCCCATTTCTCATCACTTGTCTTGCAAACATAAATCACAGCAACACAGCATTTTCAACTTTCAAGCACCTCTTTCTTTGGGATATGGGTTCCGTTGGGAAGGCTTCATGGATGGTGGCCATGAGTGTGGGAGCAGTTGAAGCTCTGAAAGATCAAGTAGGCCTCTGCAGATGGAACTATGCCTTGAGATCTCTGCACCAGCATGCTAAGAACAACTTGGGGTATTTGTCTCAGGCCAGGAGGATTAGTTCCTCTGTGGATGTGATGACAAAGGCTGAGGTTgatgagaagatgaagaaaactgaGGAGACATTGAAGAAAGTCATGTACTTGACCTGCTGGGGACCCAATTAGCCCTTTGGCTCTACTTAGCTActgcttttttctttttaatttttttgggggATTTCTGTTTCCCTTGAGGTTTTGTATAAATTCAATATAATGTAATGCAAAAGTGCAATTCTGGTTCACAAGgcattttcttctcttctcttttgcttGGAaccttttttttgaaaatgaatATCACTGTCTTAATTAGATCTCCTTGCGCCCGAGTGAGTGCACACACAACAGAGTATTATTATTCTTTGGTTCATCACAATCTGCTGATAGTTTTCTAAATCAAGCTAGAATCCGAAACAAGAGAAGAGCTTAATTCAAATTTGCTGGCCTTTCTTTTGTTATGTCATTATAAATGAGAAGATATCCAAATTACATTCAAAAGGTCATTCTTTGACTTCATCGTCCGACCATACCCCGGCCTAGATTTGTTCAAACTTACTTTCCCTTGTGGTCTTAGATTTATCTCAATTTACTTTGCTCTAAAATTAAGCATGGTCTATCCACTGCTGTATTTATTTGAAGAGACACTGCAAGAGTCCTATATCTTTACttactaattataaaaaaattaaaaaaactaattctgAATTTTTGAGTTTCTGAAGTTATTAAACTGTCTTAAACTTAAAAACCTATCACAGTGCTGTTGTTCACTGT comes from Dioscorea cayenensis subsp. rotundata cultivar TDr96_F1 chromosome 15, TDr96_F1_v2_PseudoChromosome.rev07_lg8_w22 25.fasta, whole genome shotgun sequence and encodes:
- the LOC120277879 gene encoding uncharacterized protein LOC120277879 — its product is MGSVGKASWMVAMSVGAVEALKDQVGLCRWNYALRSLHQHAKNNLGYLSQARRISSSVDVMTKAEVDEKMKKTEETLKKVMYLTCWGPN